The DNA region TCGATACCCATAAGTATTGCAAATATACTAAATTTGagtcttttaaaaaatacggtattttgtgaaaattgcagtatttaaaaaaaactctttaaatgttaaaaaaacaaatttcgtttgatacccaattatgaaaatttgagtaccttaaaaaaaacggtatttttgtTATACATATTTTATACGtattgttatacattttttgttcatattttttactttgaaacttacaagattttcttagtgcaagcattgaaaatttaacatgattcagctgaattaagtcgattttagaaagattttaaaaataagttatcgtTCATTATCGGCGAttagattatcgccgatagaattatcgtaataacgataacgatagattatcgttatcgtcccaacgataacgatagtacagttcagactcgatcaTCCGAAGCCTCTTTTAttcgaagattcgattatccgatggtttgtatgggacttcggataatcgaatcacgaacaaaaaaaaatgtttttcgtgttttgtttttttcctttcaaTATCAAATTTGAGCTCTGCCACCCCATTTTGGTCAAGTTTgtaaaacaatctttttttcttgattcgattatccgaagagagattttgccaaggcctttggataatcgagtctggactgtactatcATTATCGTTAACGagtctcgataattttatcgtaaaTAACCTTGTAAATTGCTATAAATTGGTTTAAAAGAACTATGTTCttgtttttttgcgtttttgcaATCATGATCAGATCTTTgaattattttggaaaattatgtttattacagaaaatttagtttaacggtacacatcaaccataacttatgcacccagatttctgttacagacattttagtatcttcaaaactacgggaactatcgacaTGATTTCTTATTCATCtcctaaattactgtcttcaaagttatttacaacaaagtttgactatttttacaatcagattcttgcaggattgggtccgtaagtttgacaaatttggaataagaagacaaaaaCTTCCTTGcttgctgtgtacccttaaaatatattttattcagCAATCTTACGAACATAAGCAGTTATTCGTTTGTGAgatgtctttttttttgtaaaaaaatactgttttctaTGAGTTTTTGCATATATTCATACATGTGCAGttctttgaattaaataaatagatatcatcatttttgagttttttgcataagcaatttttccaaaaacactgaaaaaagatCCTTTTCAACATGACagtctaaattttttaaagagtaatttttatgaatttctgagacattttgtttgttttgaacatttgcaaaaaaaatacaaataaataagTTTTTCCTTGTTTTAAATAGCAAAGTTTTAATGCGTtcatcctgggaattcccgggaaaaaaatcccggtttttttttccaaaactccaaaacaatttataagcattaaaatttttattcgaCATATATCAACATTAATTTGACTTAttgggaaaatcgcaaaaattttagtttactgaTCCTCTTAATGCTTAGGGCTTTAAATatgttcaatttaattttatatattttaaaaagactgggtattatttaaaaatatgtatttataaaacatgaaattgcttagtcatgtcatataaaaatacagcaattccatttgaaaagagcctaaaccgaaaaaaaaagttctccgataaAATAATTAGACATCGTGttgggtggttcgaaaaatggcaattttcgtcatttttcgcaaaaacctcttttttcaaaaaatcatatctccgcgccatttcatccgattttagctgtcttagacgcaaaagaaagatgataagtttggctatttgggaaaaatagtaagaagtttcgaaaatctagcttaacatttgaaaaagtcgcatgaaaacttaaaatggcgttttgaccgtgtctggaccaaagagcctatgtctgaaaatatttttatcggattcctcggaaaatttcacaaaacatataaaaattggcgatgccgaaccgtacgtttcggagatatgattttttgaaaataaaaactgagtttttcgacgcgcaaaaacgggaaaatgacgaaattggcaaaaaatcaactttttccactaaaactgcgataactttaaaatttcagcaatgacctatagatgttatggtaccaaaagttgcgtctttcaattaaaaaaattttgatacccaaacatctataggtcatcgctgaaattttaggtaggtcaccctaatggccaaacaaaaaaaaaaatacgggtctaattatattggccaaggaaccgccagtaaaaaatttgagcccgatcggagaactttttttcggtttaggctcttttgaaatggaattgctgaataaataGAGgtgttattaaaaataaataaaggattttaatttaaatcacattgaaatcaaaattcaaggaacaccaaattataattaaaatgattataattatgaaaacatagattttatgactgtttaaaaaaatccccagGATTCGGGAAATCCtcgggattaaaaaaatatgtttttcttttcccggaaaattgaacgctctacaaagttctttaaattattttaatttgaaaacaatattcttTGAGAAAAATGTTTGGGTGTACTCTATTTAACATAACCATAATAAAAAGACTTTGTAGGTTTTGCATTCTTTTAGTTTAAAAGAACATCATGCCAATACAAATGACAattaaattagtattttttattagccaaaaataaataaaatgctaAGCAAAATAATATATATTTGCCCAGAAATTAAATCAAAGGCAaaacttcgtataatcgagtTGAACTGTATTAATTTTCCAAGAGCAAAGGGAggattttaaacattaaatatgTTTGTAAAGGCCAAAGAAAGTTAATGTACAGACTTGTTAAATTTGAtccttttttataaattaattagAGTTTTTAATATCTCAATATTTAAAAGGATAAAAATAGCATTGATAATTTAAGTAAAAGAAATTACCTTATACTTACtttcagcgatggaataatcatcatcataagaaaatcatttggtgttcatcaagagaaaaaatccgaagggagcatgctctcctctctcgcgcacgaaagatcggtataaggaatctaaaaaaatcatcatcttgattattcggtggaatatctttttcactactactcttgcaagtgtaacatcacacgtcgaaaaatgacctgtcacattttgtagatgggcaatgtgtgtaaacgaagtgaaataaatattaaggtggtgctgacaaggaaattcacaaaaaaatcatcagcagattgatttttttttttcgaatttcgggagtgattttcttttgcgtgactctcctcctctctctttcgcgttTGATATTTATTCATATTAAAATAGAGAGAAGCTTTAAGTCTTAgaggaaaatatttttcattagaGCAAATAGAACTATTTGAACAATCACTGACTCTCTTTCATCTCTTCTCCCCGACAGGTGTTCACCCGGCTGGCctgccgccgtcgtcgtcgtccgcaACCATGGAGGCCCAGACGGCCCTGGTGCTCACGATCCAGCTGATCGCGCTGTTCTCGATTGCCGGCGCCCTGCTGCTCTACCTGCTGTGCAAGGTCCGCGGCGGCACCCGGAACGATGGCCACGGTCCCGCCCAGATGGGGTCGATCCTGGTGACGTGCGCCGACACCGCACTGGGACTACAGGTTCGGTTTTGGGTTCCTTTTGAGGAGTACTGAAAGAATAACTGTAATTTCTCTTTCGTAGATTTGCACCTTTTTCGCTAGCAAAGGCCACCGGGTGTTTGCCGGCATGAAGGATCCCGTGGAGTCCTTGCCGGCCAAGCTGCTCAAGGGTTGGATGAAGATGCGCGAGAACTCGGACACGCCCGTGCCCGGCTCGGTGGTGCCGCTGCGGATCGACGTGACCCGGGAGGACATCCTGCGGGAGGCCGCGGAAGCGATGGGCATCCACCTGAACGCGGGCGAGCGGGGAATTCTGGCCGTGATCAACACCGCGGGTTCGGTGTACCGCGGCCGGATCGATTCGCAGGACTCGCTGCAGTGGGAGAACATGTTCAAGAACAACGTGATGGGCTGCCTGCGGACGGCCCGGGCCTTCATTGGACTGCTGAGGCCAACCCGGGGCAGGTTGATTCTGCTGGGGTCGGGCAACGAGGACGACGGGCTGACGGTTTTCACGGCCACCCGGAACGCGGTGCAGGGCTGTGCGGACGCCCTGCGCAAGGAGCTGAAGCCGTACGGAGTGAGTGTGGTCACGCTGGACTCGCGCGGAGTTCCGGCCGAGGCGCTGTTCAAGGCACCGATACCGTACAGTGAGTGGAACTATATTGTTTTCAATCGTCCCAAATTCTAACCTTAAATCTCATTTCCCCAGCCATCTCCGACGAGGAAGGCGTCCCCACGCAGTACAGTGCCGACGTGTTGACCAGCTCCGCCCTGGGCGTGATCGAGCGCGCCATGTATGATACCCGGCCGAGCGAGTCGTATTGCCTGTCGGTGCCGAATGCCAAGTTCCAGGTGAAGCTGCCCTGCCGGTCGTCCTTCAAGATCACCGGCAGTGGCAGTGGCAGCAGCACGCCGCCCAAGCAGGAATCGAAACCGATCCAGAACGTCTAGAAGAGAGCTTTTCCGGGCTTGTCCCCCCCTTCAATGCGAACAAAATTTGCGAGAGAGAGATTTCAAAAAGTGCCTTTTTTATTACTATTTTCCAACAAAACCCGTTATTATAATTATGTTTTTGATGATTACAATCGCGGATGGATGCTGCGTGACTTagttttactgaaatttaaACACGTGCGAGCATACGAAGTGCAACGGCTTTGTATAAAATATTCATCGTGAAACGATGACTGGAACATATGATTTCCAATTTAGCTGTTGGTGAGTTGTGTGTGGTGCGAATGCTTTTCGTAAGAAAATGAGAACAAATGCTACACAAAATTGCGGCTTCTGTACtgtaaagttttgtttttaagtcTTACCGATTGTCCCTTTATGTGTAAAATAATGAGAGAATAAAAAACGAATTATTACTTCTATTAAAGGGCATGTCTTTTTATTGCGTTGtggttaattattttattagtcGACTtgttatttgggtaattctataccaactcacacgaaatcgggaaaagttgccccaccccctcttcgatttgcgtaaaatcCCTaattctcgtgacggagggacggtaaGACCCCTTCGCTACGCCTCTACGGCTGTTTTTTTCTACTGAATGTCCAATTTGCTCTATAGTTCGAACTCCCACCACCGTTGACCGGATGGCGTTTCAGCTTCATCGCTCGACCGCTGCAATGCTAGTGGCGCCGCTATCCATTTTATTTACAagctgtcaaaaaatcaaatcataacattgcgttttgtttacaaaagtgaGCCAGATTGTGAAATTCTTCACAGAAAACAATTAAATTGCCAAAATGAGCAGTGACGAAAAGGACACCGACGATGAAACCTGGAACAAGATTCAGGTGAGAGAATTTTCCGATTCAATGGTTCCATTCCGGAATGTAATTTAATTAATTCCTCAATTTACAGGCAAAGCGCGACGAGCACAAGGCAATGGTGGAACAGGAAACCAACCCCAGTCGGAAGAAGCTCCGGTCCTGGCTGAACAACACCTTCCGGGTGAAGATGTCCGACGGGAGGATTCTGATTGGGATGTTCGTTTGCACAGATGCGGACGCGAACGTGATTCTGGGGCTGACCAGCGAGTACACGGAACAGGGCGGAGAGGAGCGGATTCTCGGGTTGGTCATGATTCCAGGGCGGTACATCGTTTCGATCGAAGTCGAGGACAATTCGGTTGCTGCTGCTAGTTAAGACAGACTGGGGGTTGGTTTATGTAGCTTTATTTATTGATGTATTTCCTAATAACTGTACAGGGCGCGCGAAATAAACATGTAAAACAAGTCCTTATTGATCCACAAAACACTACTTTTGTTGCTGCTGCTCGTTCAGCGGTTCGTATCCTTTTGCCATCTTTGCTTTAAACTGCTCGAACGTTCGCTTCCGGTCAAAGTGCTTGACCCACTGGCCGGGGCACCCTTTTTCGTACAGTTTCCGGAGCGCTACGCACTGCTTCGGTTCCGGCTGGCCCGACGTCGAGCTGTGCATGGGCGCGTGCTGCTCCAAACAGGCCCAGTACTCGTCCCGGGCGGTCCAACACGCGGCACGGGTTTCCTTGTCCGGGAAGGTCATCTCTTCGATGGCAGTGGCGGTGAATTTCACTCAAAAATACGGCAAACGAAACTTTTGGGTTTTTCTTATGTCATCAGCGGCGAGTTGAAGGATTTTTGTTTATCACGCGTGTGCGGTGCGAGAAATGTCAGATTTGGGAGGATGGTTCGTGTGCAGTTGAGAAGGTTGGCTTGATGTTGAGATTTAGCCGAGATTTGAACCAATAGATGGTTGCAAAACTGATCGCATGGAGCGCTGCAagcgaaaaaataaattctttaatttattattactatttatttttaatgtttgtgaTTTGCAACAGATCACGGGTTTGTTTTCAAGTGGTCCCGAGTGTCATTTGTAAACAATTCCGTTTTTCGATCGGTTCTCGACCAATTTATgagttcaaattcaaaaatgctttgaattggatcctaaaactaaactaaaatttGGGATATTATTTTTGTGGTCTGGTTGAGCGTTTtggcagaatgcattactatcagggttgccacaaatacagatttatctgtattttacagatttttgaggtgatgaggtcatacagaatctgtatataaagaaatacagattttaagaaaaacatacagatatacagattttcccgattttttattaaaattaaataattttaattctttcaatatttttttcaattgctggatgagcccaaacattaaattttagattttatattatttttatgcattaaaaaacaataaagaatattttgttttttgaaaaattgtttaaaaatgtcaatacagattccaaatacagattttcatccccctgatacagatatacagatttttgaccctcaaaaatacagaatcaaatgtggcaaccctgattactatgaatacaaagagacgagttgttccttcaaATTCCGCTGCATAtttttcacaacgataaagcttatttttctgagtacaatggccCTTTgcacgaccgcaaaggattaagaatgaaattttaactcaatttttaaaaattaacttcgtgATCTTCTACTTGACATGTCCGCAGTTCTTTTCTaaaggaccatagttgatcgatcgaaaaaaattgtcttgtcaatttttttttttgcgttcaaatgaaaaaaaagtaatcagaaatggattttaatcgtgtttttttaccgatGTACATACAAATAGACAGGTGGCTCTAGGACCCTgctatacacttttttttcgt from Culex quinquefasciatus strain JHB chromosome 3, VPISU_Cqui_1.0_pri_paternal, whole genome shotgun sequence includes:
- the LOC6051464 gene encoding NADPH-dependent 1-acyldihydroxyacetone phosphate reductase encodes the protein MEAQTALVLTIQLIALFSIAGALLLYLLCKVRGGTRNDGHGPAQMGSILVTCADTALGLQICTFFASKGHRVFAGMKDPVESLPAKLLKGWMKMRENSDTPVPGSVVPLRIDVTREDILREAAEAMGIHLNAGERGILAVINTAGSVYRGRIDSQDSLQWENMFKNNVMGCLRTARAFIGLLRPTRGRLILLGSGNEDDGLTVFTATRNAVQGCADALRKELKPYGVSVVTLDSRGVPAEALFKAPIPYTISDEEGVPTQYSADVLTSSALGVIERAMYDTRPSESYCLSVPNAKFQVKLPCRSSFKITGSGSGSSTPPKQESKPIQNV
- the LOC6051463 gene encoding N-alpha-acetyltransferase 38, NatC auxiliary subunit, whose amino-acid sequence is MSSDEKDTDDETWNKIQAKRDEHKAMVEQETNPSRKKLRSWLNNTFRVKMSDGRILIGMFVCTDADANVILGLTSEYTEQGGEERILGLVMIPGRYIVSIEVEDNSVAAAS
- the LOC6051462 gene encoding cytochrome c oxidase assembly factor 6 homolog codes for the protein MTFPDKETRAACWTARDEYWACLEQHAPMHSSTSGQPEPKQCVALRKLYEKGCPGQWVKHFDRKRTFEQFKAKMAKGYEPLNEQQQQK